The following coding sequences are from one Candidatus Borkfalkia ceftriaxoniphila window:
- the abc-f gene encoding ribosomal protection-like ABC-F family protein, with protein MSMIQIRGLSFSYGAQTVFEDVDLTLDTDWKLGFTGRNGRGKTTFLKILAGRLAAAGKISASVGFEYFPYPAPYGTAEELFKTLAPDAPLWRIKRELFALGLDENALYAPFAGLSEGEKTKAMIAAMFLKENAFLLVDEPTNHLDERGREMLAAYLRKKSGFIVVSHDRAFLDGFCDHILSLNRTGIEVRKGDFSAYLADKAAREDNERTENKRLRSEISALEQSARRTKEWGERVEKSKNEKTAGLKPDKGHVGAMAAKMMKRAKSTERQKERAAAEKRSLLKDAEFVGNLKLSPLPYRAETVCALSHVRVRYGEREVLSDFSLAVRRGEAVRLSGANGCGKSTVLRLLTGEIRCDAGEISRPNDLVISYLPQTLPDSPLTPARYAESLCVDPAQFLAILNKFDFKSELFGSPVASFSDGQKKKVALAASLSQSAHLYVWDEPLNFLDVISRMQIQELLLEYRPTLLFVEHDAAFCKAVATRTVEM; from the coding sequence ATGTCGATGATACAGATCCGGGGGCTTTCCTTTTCTTACGGCGCGCAGACCGTATTCGAAGACGTAGATCTGACGCTGGACACCGATTGGAAACTCGGTTTTACCGGCCGCAACGGCCGCGGAAAGACCACTTTTTTAAAAATTCTGGCGGGGCGGCTCGCAGCCGCGGGCAAAATATCCGCGAGCGTCGGATTCGAGTATTTCCCCTATCCCGCGCCTTACGGCACGGCGGAAGAACTGTTCAAAACGCTCGCGCCCGACGCCCCGTTATGGCGGATCAAGCGCGAGCTTTTCGCGCTTGGGCTGGACGAAAACGCGCTGTACGCGCCCTTTGCGGGTTTGTCCGAAGGGGAAAAGACAAAGGCGATGATCGCCGCCATGTTCCTGAAAGAAAACGCGTTTCTGCTCGTGGACGAGCCTACCAACCATCTGGACGAACGCGGTCGCGAAATGCTTGCGGCATACCTTCGGAAAAAGAGCGGTTTTATCGTCGTTTCGCACGACCGCGCCTTTCTGGACGGGTTCTGCGACCATATCCTTTCGCTCAACCGCACGGGCATCGAGGTGCGCAAGGGCGATTTCTCCGCCTATCTTGCGGATAAAGCCGCCAGAGAAGACAACGAACGGACGGAAAACAAGCGCTTGCGTTCGGAAATTTCGGCGCTGGAACAGTCCGCGCGGCGCACCAAAGAGTGGGGCGAACGGGTGGAGAAAAGCAAAAACGAAAAAACGGCGGGTCTGAAACCCGACAAGGGACACGTGGGCGCGATGGCGGCGAAGATGATGAAGCGCGCAAAATCGACCGAACGGCAGAAAGAGCGCGCCGCCGCGGAAAAGCGCTCGCTCTTGAAGGACGCCGAATTCGTGGGAAATTTGAAATTGTCCCCGCTTCCCTATCGCGCGGAAACCGTATGCGCGCTTTCGCACGTGCGCGTGCGGTACGGGGAACGGGAAGTGCTCTCCGACTTTTCCCTTGCGGTGCGCCGCGGCGAGGCGGTGCGGCTTTCGGGCGCAAACGGCTGCGGAAAATCGACGGTATTGCGCCTGTTGACGGGTGAGATCCGCTGCGACGCGGGCGAAATTTCGCGGCCGAACGATCTCGTCATCTCCTATCTGCCGCAAACGCTGCCCGATTCACCGCTGACGCCCGCGCGTTACGCAGAAAGCCTTTGCGTCGACCCGGCGCAGTTTCTGGCGATCCTCAATAAATTCGATTTTAAAAGCGAACTGTTCGGCTCTCCCGTCGCGTCCTTTTCCGACGGACAGAAAAAAAAGGTAGCTCTGGCGGCGAGCCTTTCCCAAAGCGCGCACCTGTACGTGTGGGACGAACCACTCAACTTTCTGGACGTGATTTCCCGTATGCAGATACAGGAACTTTTGCTCGAATATCGCCCTACACTGCTCTTTGTCGAGCACGACGCGGCGTTTTGCAAAGCAGTTGCGACGCGCACCGTCGAAATGTAA
- the rpsL gene encoding 30S ribosomal protein S12: MPTINQLIKHGREKLTYKSKSPIMEQCPQKRGVCLSVSTTSPKKPNSAMRKIARVRLTNKQEGTVYIPGEGHNLNEHSSVLIRGGRVKDLPGVRYHIIRGALDTAGVAKRKQARSKYGAKRPK, translated from the coding sequence ATGCCTACAATCAATCAGCTGATCAAACACGGCAGAGAGAAACTCACTTACAAGAGCAAATCTCCGATCATGGAGCAATGCCCTCAGAAGAGAGGCGTATGCCTTTCGGTGAGCACCACTTCTCCCAAAAAGCCGAACTCGGCTATGCGTAAAATCGCGAGGGTGCGTCTTACGAACAAGCAGGAAGGTACCGTGTACATTCCCGGCGAAGGTCACAACCTCAACGAGCACAGTTCCGTATTGATCCGTGGCGGACGTGTCAAGGATCTTCCGGGCGTCCGTTATCACATCATCCGCGGCGCTCTCGATACCGCAGGCGTTGCCAAGAGAAAACAGGCCCGCTCCAAATACGGCGCGAAACGCCCTAAATAA
- the rpsG gene encoding 30S ribosomal protein S7 → MPRRGNVPKRDVLPDPVYGSKVVTKLINQIMLDGNKATAQKIVYDAFEIMKAKLNQEPIEIFNQAMNNVMPVLEVKARRVGGANYQVPIEIRPERRQTLAIRWLVINTRKRSEREMSKKLAGELMDAFNNTGGSVKKKEDTHRMAEANKAFAHFRW, encoded by the coding sequence ATGCCCAGAAGAGGCAATGTCCCGAAAAGAGACGTCCTGCCCGATCCCGTATACGGCAGCAAGGTTGTGACCAAACTCATCAACCAGATCATGCTCGACGGCAACAAGGCTACGGCGCAGAAAATCGTTTACGACGCTTTCGAAATCATGAAAGCCAAATTAAATCAGGAACCCATCGAGATCTTCAACCAGGCCATGAACAACGTGATGCCCGTGCTGGAAGTCAAAGCCCGCCGCGTCGGCGGTGCGAACTACCAGGTCCCGATCGAGATCCGTCCCGAAAGACGCCAGACTTTGGCGATCCGCTGGCTGGTCATCAATACGAGAAAGAGAAGCGAGCGCGAAATGTCCAAAAAACTCGCGGGCGAGTTGATGGACGCGTTCAACAACACCGGCGGCTCGGTCAAGAAAAAGGAAGATACGCACAGAATGGCGGAAGCGAACAAGGCTTTCGCGCATTTCAGATGGTAA
- the fusA gene encoding elongation factor G — protein MPRQFDLAVTRNIGIMAHIDAGKTTTTERILFYTGKTHKLGETHEGAATMDWMVQEQERGITITSAATTCTWKNHRINIIDTPGHVDFTVEVERSLRVLDGAVATFCAKGGVEPQSETVWRQADKYKVPRIAYVNKMDINGANFDNAVKMMRERLGTNAVRIQLPIGKEETFKGIVDLVNMNAEIYKDDLGKEYERVEIPADMAEDAKKYRAILVEAVAEQDDELMEKFFEDGDLSVEDLKKGLRIATIKMAVTPVLCGSSYKNKGVQFLLDAIIDYLPSPLDVDHIKGINPVTGEEEERKTSDDEPFAGLAFKIAADPFVGKLAFFRAYSGVLEAGSYVYNSTKQKKERIGRLVQMHANHREEIPEIYSGDICAIVGLKDTATGDTLCDEKHPIVLEQMEFPEPVIKVAIEPKTKQGQEKMTLALIKLAEEDPTFKTYTDTETGQTIIAGMGELHLEIIVDRLLREFKVEANVGKPQVAYRETFRKSVEAEGKYVRQSGGKGQYGHCKLRLEPKEPGTGYEFVDETVGGSIPKEYIPAIDKGIQEAAKNGFLAGYEVVDFKVVVYDGSYHEVDSSEMAFKIAGSMGFKEGLKKANPVLLEPMMKVEIVTPEDYFGDLMGNVSSRRGTITGTEDRNGVKVIDAIIPLSEMFGYATDLRSRTQGRGQFTMQFSHYSEVPKSISEKIIGERGKKAE, from the coding sequence ATGCCCAGACAATTTGACCTTGCGGTTACCAGAAACATCGGCATCATGGCCCACATCGACGCAGGCAAAACGACGACGACCGAGCGTATTCTGTTCTATACCGGCAAAACGCATAAATTGGGTGAGACCCACGAAGGCGCCGCTACCATGGACTGGATGGTCCAGGAGCAGGAGCGCGGGATCACCATTACTTCCGCGGCGACTACGTGTACCTGGAAAAATCACAGGATCAACATTATCGATACCCCCGGACACGTCGATTTCACGGTAGAAGTCGAGCGCTCGCTGCGCGTTCTCGACGGCGCCGTCGCCACCTTCTGCGCGAAGGGCGGCGTGGAGCCCCAGTCGGAAACGGTGTGGCGCCAGGCGGACAAGTATAAGGTTCCCAGGATCGCGTACGTCAACAAGATGGACATCAACGGCGCGAACTTCGACAACGCGGTCAAAATGATGCGCGAGAGATTGGGCACGAACGCCGTGCGCATTCAACTCCCCATCGGCAAAGAAGAGACCTTTAAAGGGATCGTCGACCTCGTCAACATGAACGCCGAAATCTACAAAGACGATTTGGGCAAAGAGTACGAAAGAGTGGAGATCCCCGCCGATATGGCCGAGGATGCCAAAAAATACAGAGCGATCCTCGTCGAGGCCGTCGCCGAACAGGACGACGAACTGATGGAGAAATTCTTCGAAGACGGCGATCTGTCTGTCGAAGACCTCAAAAAGGGCCTTCGTATCGCCACCATCAAGATGGCGGTCACGCCCGTTCTTTGCGGTTCCAGTTATAAAAACAAGGGCGTTCAGTTCCTTTTGGACGCCATCATAGACTATCTGCCCTCTCCTTTGGACGTAGACCACATCAAAGGCATCAACCCCGTTACGGGAGAAGAGGAAGAGAGAAAAACTTCGGACGACGAGCCGTTCGCAGGTCTCGCGTTCAAGATCGCGGCCGATCCGTTCGTCGGAAAACTCGCGTTCTTCCGCGCCTATTCGGGCGTGTTGGAAGCGGGCTCTTACGTGTATAACAGCACCAAGCAGAAGAAGGAGCGCATCGGGCGCCTCGTCCAGATGCACGCCAACCACCGCGAAGAGATCCCCGAGATCTATTCGGGCGATATCTGCGCCATCGTGGGGCTGAAAGACACCGCCACGGGCGACACGCTCTGCGACGAAAAGCATCCCATCGTTCTGGAGCAGATGGAGTTCCCCGAACCCGTTATCAAAGTCGCCATCGAACCCAAGACCAAACAGGGTCAGGAAAAGATGACGCTCGCGCTCATCAAACTTGCGGAAGAAGATCCCACCTTCAAGACCTATACGGACACCGAAACGGGTCAGACCATCATCGCGGGTATGGGCGAACTGCACCTGGAAATCATCGTAGACAGACTGCTTCGCGAGTTCAAAGTGGAGGCGAACGTGGGTAAACCCCAGGTCGCGTACCGCGAGACTTTCAGAAAGTCGGTCGAGGCGGAAGGCAAATACGTCCGTCAGTCGGGCGGTAAAGGCCAGTACGGTCATTGTAAACTGCGTCTTGAACCCAAGGAACCCGGCACGGGCTACGAATTCGTGGACGAAACGGTGGGCGGTTCCATTCCCAAGGAATATATCCCCGCCATCGACAAAGGTATTCAGGAAGCCGCGAAAAACGGATTTTTGGCGGGTTACGAAGTGGTGGACTTCAAGGTCGTCGTGTACGACGGTAGTTATCACGAAGTCGACTCCTCGGAAATGGCGTTCAAGATCGCGGGCTCCATGGGCTTTAAAGAAGGCTTGAAAAAGGCGAATCCCGTACTTTTGGAACCCATGATGAAAGTGGAGATCGTCACCCCCGAAGATTACTTCGGCGATCTGATGGGCAACGTATCTTCCCGCCGCGGCACGATCACGGGCACCGAGGACAGAAACGGCGTGAAAGTCATCGACGCCATCATCCCGCTGTCCGAAATGTTCGGCTACGCGACCGACCTTCGTTCGCGCACGCAGGGCAGAGGACAGTTCACCATGCAGTTCTCGCATTACAGCGAAGTGCCGAAGTCGATCTCCGAAAAGATCATCGGCGAACGCGGCAAAAAAGCCGAATAA
- the tuf gene encoding elongation factor Tu, translating to MAKAKFDRSKPHVNVGTIGHVDHGKTTLTAAITMVMACKGQAAKMKYDEIDKAPEEKARGITINTSHVEYQTDKRHYAHVDCPGHADYVKNMITGAAQMDGAILVVASTDGPMPQTREHILLARQVGVPYIVVFMNKTDQVDDPELLELVEEEIRDLLTKYGFPGDKTPIIKGSALKALEKATSGASDADVLAAPECKPILELMDAIDAYIPDPARESDKPFLLPVEDVFTISGRGTVATGRVERGIAKVGDPAEIVGLIEKPRTTVITGLEMFRKMLDEAIAGDNVGALLRGIDRNQIEKGQVIAKPNSIHPHTDFEAQVYVLTKEEGGRHTPFFNNYRPQFFVRTTDVTGSIKLPEGVEMVMPGDNVKIDVSLIKPVAVEEGLRFAIREGGRTVGSGVVSKIIK from the coding sequence ATGGCTAAGGCTAAATTCGACAGAAGCAAACCCCACGTTAACGTTGGTACCATCGGGCACGTTGACCATGGTAAGACGACTCTGACCGCAGCTATCACAATGGTTATGGCATGTAAAGGTCAGGCAGCGAAGATGAAATACGACGAGATCGATAAGGCTCCCGAAGAGAAGGCTCGCGGTATTACGATCAACACTTCGCACGTAGAATATCAGACAGACAAACGTCACTATGCGCACGTTGACTGCCCGGGACACGCCGACTACGTCAAAAACATGATCACCGGTGCGGCGCAGATGGACGGCGCGATCCTTGTCGTGGCTTCCACCGACGGTCCTATGCCCCAGACCCGTGAGCACATCCTGCTCGCCCGTCAGGTCGGCGTTCCTTATATCGTCGTATTCATGAACAAGACCGATCAGGTCGACGATCCCGAACTTCTGGAATTGGTCGAAGAGGAGATCCGCGACCTTCTCACGAAGTACGGCTTCCCCGGCGACAAGACGCCCATCATCAAGGGTTCCGCTTTGAAGGCTTTGGAAAAAGCGACTTCCGGCGCTTCCGATGCGGACGTTTTGGCTGCTCCCGAGTGCAAACCTATTCTTGAACTCATGGACGCCATCGACGCTTATATCCCCGATCCCGCGCGCGAAAGCGACAAGCCTTTCCTGCTCCCCGTCGAGGACGTGTTCACCATCTCCGGACGCGGAACCGTTGCTACGGGCCGTGTTGAGAGAGGTATCGCGAAAGTCGGCGATCCCGCCGAAATCGTCGGACTCATCGAGAAGCCCCGCACGACCGTTATTACCGGTCTTGAAATGTTCCGTAAAATGCTCGACGAAGCGATTGCCGGCGACAACGTAGGCGCATTGCTCCGCGGTATCGACAGAAACCAGATCGAGAAAGGACAGGTTATCGCGAAACCCAATTCCATTCACCCTCATACCGATTTCGAAGCGCAGGTTTACGTTTTGACGAAGGAAGAGGGCGGCCGTCATACGCCTTTCTTCAACAACTATCGTCCTCAGTTCTTCGTAAGAACGACCGACGTGACCGGTTCCATCAAACTTCCCGAAGGCGTTGAAATGGTCATGCCTGGCGATAACGTGAAAATCGACGTTTCCCTCATCAAACCCGTCGCGGTTGAAGAAGGTCTCCGTTTCGCTATCCGCGAAGGCGGCAGAACGGTCGGTTCCGGCGTTGTTTCCAAAATCATCAAATAA
- a CDS encoding sugar O-acetyltransferase: protein MTIHHDKKAYGKLASLCEEFSEERLAEMAQSLSAENEKEEPMREYDKMIRGELYNAADKELFAMRKRVRELMYEYNHSREDETEKRRKIIDELFGAHGKDVYFEPPFRFDYGKNTFIGDDVYGNFNLTVLDCAPVRLGNQVFMGPNVTLATPVHPLLACDRNMRGEEGAKYDYEYAKPITIGDNVWLASNVTVCGGVTIGEGSVIGAGSVVTRDIPAGVIAAGVPCRVIRKLTEKDKMRMPNE from the coding sequence ATGACGATCCATCACGATAAAAAAGCATACGGCAAACTTGCTTCTCTTTGCGAGGAGTTCTCGGAAGAACGGCTTGCGGAAATGGCGCAAAGCCTTTCGGCGGAAAACGAAAAGGAGGAACCTATGCGGGAATATGACAAGATGATACGCGGCGAATTGTACAACGCCGCGGACAAGGAACTGTTCGCCATGCGAAAGCGCGTGCGCGAACTCATGTACGAATATAACCATTCGCGCGAGGACGAAACGGAAAAACGCAGAAAGATCATCGACGAACTGTTCGGCGCGCACGGCAAGGACGTGTACTTCGAGCCGCCTTTCCGTTTCGATTACGGCAAAAATACCTTTATCGGCGACGACGTGTACGGGAATTTCAATCTTACAGTTCTCGATTGCGCGCCTGTACGCCTCGGAAACCAGGTATTCATGGGCCCCAACGTGACGCTCGCGACGCCCGTGCACCCCTTGCTCGCCTGCGACCGCAATATGCGCGGCGAAGAGGGGGCGAAATACGACTACGAGTACGCCAAACCCATCACGATCGGCGACAACGTGTGGCTCGCCTCCAACGTGACCGTTTGCGGCGGCGTAACGATCGGAGAAGGCAGCGTGATCGGCGCGGGCAGCGTCGTCACGCGCGATATCCCCGCGGGCGTGATCGCGGCGGGCGTGCCCTGCCGCGTGATCCGCAAACTGACCGAAAAAGACAAAATGCGCATGCCGAATGAATAA
- a CDS encoding sigma-E processing peptidase SpoIIGA, translating into MTVYLDLIILDNFAADFALLYLAVKTARGEVKLWRLALTALAGTALAVGYTVFTLYYTLPPAVEIFVKYGVAALLPVFASKYKKKSTLAIAVGAFLAYMFALAGLLTALFSDPQIEEGGGALTYTIGGVPSGVLVACTVLFVAAAKKTVAKIAKRKKILSLVVDCSLFYRENRVRTRAFLDSGNMVTAPDGTFVAVAEKALAVKLLGEHLFTGSTNGIRIPVATVSGKSFMTAFKIDKIEIYCDGTRNIIEDVTLGISPDGVHGEYDLILPFDFVREQK; encoded by the coding sequence ATGACGGTATATCTGGATCTCATCATCCTCGACAACTTCGCCGCCGATTTCGCGCTTTTATATCTCGCTGTGAAAACGGCGCGGGGAGAGGTGAAACTTTGGCGGCTCGCCCTCACGGCGCTGGCGGGTACCGCGCTCGCCGTGGGATATACGGTGTTCACGCTCTATTATACGCTGCCGCCCGCGGTTGAGATTTTCGTGAAATACGGCGTCGCCGCGCTGCTGCCCGTCTTTGCGTCAAAGTACAAGAAAAAAAGCACGCTCGCGATCGCCGTCGGCGCCTTTCTCGCCTATATGTTCGCATTGGCAGGCCTTCTGACTGCTCTGTTTTCCGATCCGCAGATCGAAGAGGGCGGGGGCGCGCTCACGTATACGATCGGCGGAGTGCCTTCGGGCGTTCTCGTCGCCTGTACGGTCCTGTTCGTCGCCGCGGCGAAAAAGACGGTTGCGAAAATCGCAAAGCGGAAAAAGATCTTGTCCCTCGTCGTCGACTGTTCGCTTTTTTATCGGGAAAATCGAGTCAGGACCCGCGCGTTTTTGGACAGCGGCAACATGGTCACGGCGCCCGACGGCACGTTCGTGGCGGTGGCGGAAAAAGCGCTCGCCGTCAAACTGTTGGGGGAACACCTCTTTACGGGATCTACGAACGGTATCAGGATACCCGTGGCGACGGTAAGCGGAAAAAGTTTCATGACCGCCTTCAAAATCGACAAAATCGAGATATATTGCGACGGGACAAGGAATATAATAGAAGATGTGACGTTGGGAATCAGCCCCGACGGAGTGCACGGGGAATACGACTTGATTCTGCCGTTCGACTTTGTGCGGGAGCAAAAATAA
- the sigE gene encoding RNA polymerase sporulation sigma factor SigE: MSSLKDFLQKMSISDNVMDYICGSEALPLPFSPEEESDMLGKLSLGDEEVKSKLVEHNLRLVVYIARKFDNTGVDADDLISVGTIGLIKAINSFKTDKNIKLATYASRCIENEILMYLRRMVRLKSEVSFDEPLNTDWEGNELLLSDILGTDSDTVYKDIEMSVEKQLLRDALKKLPEREQKIMYMRFGLAGHEEMTQKDVADLLGISQSYISRLEKKIISRLKNEMSKLV; encoded by the coding sequence ATGTCGTCGCTTAAAGATTTTTTACAGAAGATGAGTATAAGCGACAACGTAATGGATTACATATGCGGGAGCGAGGCGTTGCCTTTGCCTTTCTCGCCCGAAGAAGAATCGGATATGCTCGGAAAACTCTCTTTGGGCGACGAAGAGGTGAAATCCAAACTGGTGGAGCACAATCTCCGCCTTGTCGTTTACATAGCCCGCAAGTTCGACAATACGGGCGTGGACGCCGACGATCTGATCTCGGTGGGAACCATAGGACTCATCAAGGCCATCAATTCCTTTAAAACGGACAAGAATATCAAACTGGCGACGTACGCCTCGCGCTGCATCGAGAACGAGATACTCATGTATCTTCGGCGCATGGTGCGCCTCAAAAGCGAAGTGTCCTTTGACGAGCCGCTCAATACCGACTGGGAGGGGAACGAACTGCTCCTTTCGGATATTTTAGGTACGGACAGCGACACGGTGTACAAGGACATCGAAATGAGCGTGGAAAAGCAACTTTTGCGCGACGCGCTGAAAAAGTTGCCCGAGCGCGAACAAAAGATCATGTATATGCGTTTCGGGCTGGCGGGCCACGAGGAAATGACGCAAAAGGACGTCGCCGATCTTCTCGGGATCTCGCAAAGTTACATATCCCGTCTGGAAAAAAAGATCATATCCCGTCTGAAAAACGAAATGAGCAAACTCGTTTAA
- the sigG gene encoding RNA polymerase sporulation sigma factor SigG, which yields MMQKVEICGVNTSGLPKLTQKESEELMKRLKEGDEEAREQFVVGNMRLVLSLVKRFWAKRANADDVFQAGCIGLLKAIDNFDLRVGVKFSTYAVPMIMGEIKRYLRDGNSLRVSRSIRDTAYRVLKTRESIEEKDEEATIEKIAETMNVALKEVVYALDAISDPVSLFEPVFNQSGDALMLMDQIYDEKNNDEVWTEHAALSEAMTRLGERERKILFLRYYEGKTQTEISDEVGISQAQVSRLEKNAINAIRGNIVCDC from the coding sequence ATGATGCAAAAAGTAGAGATATGCGGCGTGAATACTTCGGGACTTCCCAAACTCACGCAGAAGGAAAGCGAGGAGCTGATGAAACGGCTCAAAGAAGGGGACGAAGAGGCGCGCGAACAGTTTGTCGTGGGCAATATGCGCCTCGTTCTTTCGCTCGTCAAGCGGTTTTGGGCGAAGCGCGCCAACGCGGACGACGTGTTTCAGGCGGGCTGTATCGGGCTGTTGAAAGCCATCGATAATTTCGATCTCCGCGTGGGCGTGAAATTTTCCACCTATGCGGTGCCCATGATCATGGGCGAGATCAAGCGTTACCTTCGCGACGGCAATTCTCTGCGCGTTTCCCGCAGTATCCGCGATACCGCGTACCGCGTTTTGAAAACGCGCGAGAGCATCGAGGAGAAGGACGAAGAGGCGACCATCGAAAAGATCGCGGAAACCATGAACGTCGCCCTGAAAGAAGTCGTCTACGCGCTGGACGCGATCTCGGATCCCGTATCTTTATTCGAACCCGTGTTCAACCAGTCGGGCGACGCGCTTATGCTGATGGATCAGATCTACGACGAAAAGAACAACGACGAAGTGTGGACGGAACACGCCGCGCTCTCCGAGGCGATGACGAGATTGGGCGAGCGCGAGCGGAAAATTTTGTTCCTGCGCTACTACGAGGGCAAGACGCAGACGGAGATCTCCGACGAAGTGGGCATCTCGCAGGCGCAGGTCTCGCGCCTGGAAAAGAACGCCATCAACGCCATACGCGGCAATATCGTATGCGACTGTTAA
- a CDS encoding GntR family transcriptional regulator, with product MYEELYYAIKSGKYANGDVLPSEQELCERHGVSRITAKHALDLLREKGLVKRIRRRGTVVAAQDLFVRQTRGFVAVVFPHFENCGNRIYHGLRELAERERVSLSFFDTERSPEKEREILSFLLTQNVLGMILMPLGRVSNIDLLSQFSLHKIPLAFLDFAVSGIRAPLVTSDNFGGMYALTQYLIRRGHRKIAYYPYSDAFLPTEAERFRGYCAALIDSGIAIVPEYFLAGSLSPVRSAGDVISADFQSAKRAADVIFHAAQRPTAVVCVNDVSAHCFAAAVEARGLSVPRDLSVTGFDNLSASISENITTVGQNFGEIARNALTAVLRQLEKGVPAGDYVVRVPTVLVERSSVRSPE from the coding sequence ATCTACGAAGAACTGTATTACGCCATCAAATCGGGCAAGTATGCAAACGGCGACGTGCTGCCGTCGGAACAGGAATTGTGCGAACGGCACGGGGTGAGCCGTATCACCGCCAAACACGCGCTCGATCTTTTGCGGGAAAAGGGACTCGTAAAAAGGATCCGTCGGCGCGGCACGGTGGTTGCGGCGCAGGATCTTTTCGTGCGGCAGACGCGCGGGTTCGTCGCCGTGGTTTTCCCGCACTTCGAAAACTGCGGCAACCGCATCTATCACGGGCTGAGGGAACTCGCCGAACGCGAGCGCGTCAGCCTGTCCTTTTTCGATACCGAACGCTCGCCCGAAAAAGAACGGGAGATCCTCTCTTTTCTTCTCACCCAGAACGTGCTGGGCATGATCCTGATGCCCCTCGGGCGCGTGTCGAACATCGACCTTCTCAGCCAGTTCTCGCTACATAAGATCCCCCTCGCCTTTCTGGATTTTGCCGTTTCGGGTATCCGCGCGCCCCTCGTGACCTCCGATAATTTCGGCGGAATGTACGCGCTCACGCAGTATCTGATCAGGCGGGGACACAGAAAGATCGCCTATTATCCGTACAGCGACGCGTTTCTGCCCACCGAAGCGGAGCGGTTCCGCGGCTACTGCGCCGCCCTTATCGACAGCGGCATTGCGATCGTACCCGAATACTTTCTTGCGGGCAGTCTTTCGCCCGTGCGCAGCGCGGGGGACGTCATCTCCGCGGACTTTCAGTCGGCAAAAAGAGCGGCGGACGTTATATTTCATGCGGCGCAGCGGCCGACCGCCGTCGTCTGCGTGAACGACGTTTCCGCGCATTGTTTCGCCGCGGCGGTTGAGGCGCGCGGGCTTTCGGTGCCGCGCGATCTGTCGGTGACGGGTTTTGACAATCTTTCCGCCTCCATCAGCGAAAACATTACGACCGTCGGGCAGAATTTCGGCGAGATCGCCCGAAACGCTCTGACGGCGGTTTTGCGCCAGTTGGAAAAGGGCGTGCCCGCCGGGGATTACGTCGTGCGCGTTCCCACCGTTCTCGTCGAGCGCAGTTCCGTGCGCTCTCCCGAATAG